The segment TGAGGGATCTATTTTTACTCTGTGCTCAAATATTATTAAAATATTTTGGTGTTCTCAAATGTGACTTTTGACCATAATGttaatatttaatttttatttttattttttacaggctAGTCACTTTATATAATGGTGTGTCTGTGCCACTATGAAATGACAGACTAATTCATTTGAAACTCAAAGGGATTGCAATGTTTTCTAACCCTTTGCCCACAGCTTGAAGATATGGCCTTGTCAATGTCAGAGGACCAGTTCCTGTGCTCCATCTGTCTTGGTGTTTTCATTGACCCAGCCACAATCCCGTGTGGACACACCTTTTGCAAGCCTTGTCTCGAGGCCTATTGGAACACGAGAGACACTGCGATCTGTGCTCTGTGCAAGACTAGCTTCACACCAGCCCCCAACATCCAGGTCAACATGGTCATAAGAGACCTTGTGGAAAGCTTCAAGGGGGCAAGTGGAGTGGACGAGGTTGTCGACCAGTCGTTGACTCTGGCTCCGGGAGAGGTCTCCTGTGACATATGCATCGGAGACAGGATGTCCAAGGCCGTcaagacctgcctggtgtgtgtgtcGTCGTACTGCCTGGAGCATGCAAGGGTCCACAATGCCCGGTTTTCCAGGCACCAGCTAGTCAGACCGCTAGCTAACCTGGAGGAAAGGATGTGTCCGACCCACAACAGGCTCCTGGAGCTTTACTGCTGCTTTGACAAGACcatgttgtgtgtggcgtgtgacTCTCACCAGGCGCCGGCCCACCTGGTTGTGACTATGCGGGTAGAGTTCTTGGTTCAAAAGGTAAGAATGAGTTTTGGAGCAACTGTTCATCAatccagggttgtattcattagtcaCCAAATGGAAGCAAACTGACTTAAACcaggagggactacctgaacttgtccaataaatgcttgtttttgttttccgttgCGTTATATTTTGCTTTATCCCTGGTTCTGAGCTCTATTCCGTATGACACACTATAACAAATTTGTAACAGAACATTGTTTCCTATTGGACTAGTTTGGGTAGTTGGCACACCCTGTTTTGGCTCTCTTCATTGGGTTTTCTTTCATTTGGTGCATTACAAATAATTATTGGGCACCATGTGCAGCTTTTTGTTCCAGCACGAATGCTAACACCTATGGTCTTAACTTCAGGCTCAGCTGGTTAAAGCCAAGACAGTGGTCAAGGAGAAGCTGAAGGCCACTCGGATTGAGGCAGAGAAATTAAACTCTTCAGTCCTACTCTGTGAGGTGACTTCATTTGAATTGGCTATGTTACGCTGTTGTAATTTTGCAATCTTTTGCCATAGAATTCGAAAGTAATTCATTCCAACTTCCCATGGGTCTTACATTGTTCTGCTACTGAAAATTACCATGGCTTGAAGACCGCTCTTTGACCTCTTCGGCGGTGGGGTGGAATGCTGCAGAACGTTCAGAAATGTATCATGTAGAACAGAAAATGTCTGTCAAATTTATCAAGAAGTTGCGTCTGTGCTATTTAttgcatttctatctgcaatttCCAGAAGGTATCAAATCCCATGAATCCTCACTTCTGTTTCATCTACTTGTAGAATAAAGCAGCGAGGCAAATCGAGTTTGTGAATGCCTTCCACGTAGCCCTGGTCAGCAAGGTGAGTATGCTCTACGATCGCTACAACACTGAGGCCTCGAGGAGAGTGGACGAGCTGGAGAGGACAGCTTCCCATTGGAATTGTGCGCTTGAAGAAGACATTACTGCTCTGATGAGCAGAGTTTTTGCATTGGAGCGAGTGATTGGCTCCTCAGACTCCTTTGAGCTTCTTAATGTGAGTTATTGGGCGTGTTTGACTTTGCAGCTAACTTGAGAGTTGATTGACTGATCTGCAAATCCCTTTATATCATAAATGACTACATGTTTTTTGTAGCTCAATCAATTTACCCTGTGAGGAATCATGGTTTAGATTCTTCAGAAATATAGTCTGTCTTACAGTCCCCTTCATGGATGCAACTATGGTGGAAACTTCTGGAAACTTCTTCCAGCCAATGCTTACACCAATCTAATATGCTGTAGATTATCCACACGTCTTGCATCCAACTCGGTCATCGTTGTAGGGGGATCAACATGCGTGTATGATGCATTTGTTTAACTCcattcattctcactctctccttagaatcttccctctctccctcctgctcctccaGATGGCATCAGAGGACCATGCAGCGTTAACATCCCCACAGATCTACTTGGGAACCTTGCGGAGCATTTCATGCAAAACATGGCCAAACTACCCAAGATGGGATACTTCACTAGAAATGGCAGTGCTGGCTCAGGTCTGTGTGAACACAGCCATAGTCAGATTATACACAGAATcctaaacatt is part of the Oncorhynchus clarkii lewisi isolate Uvic-CL-2024 unplaced genomic scaffold, UVic_Ocla_1.0 unplaced_contig_5256_pilon_pilon, whole genome shotgun sequence genome and harbors:
- the LOC139396477 gene encoding E3 ubiquitin-protein ligase TRIM39-like; its protein translation is MALSMSEDQFLCSICLGVFIDPATIPCGHTFCKPCLEAYWNTRDTAICALCKTSFTPAPNIQVNMVIRDLVESFKGASGVDEVVDQSLTLAPGEVSCDICIGDRMSKAVKTCLVCVSSYCLEHARVHNARFSRHQLVRPLANLEERMCPTHNRLLELYCCFDKTMLCVACDSHQAPAHLVVTMRVEFLVQKAQLVKAKTVVKEKLKATRIEAEKLNSSVLLCENKAARQIEFVNAFHVALVSKVSMLYDRYNTEASRRVDELERTASHWNCALEEDITALMSRVFALERVIGSSDSFELLNNLPSLPPAPPDGIRGPCSVNIPTDLLGNLAEHFMQNMAKLPKMGYFTRNGSAGSEITLVKEFTVEVTPDPSTAHPSLLFRRGSHGCEIRVDRSKIARTFPMSTQRFTQVPCVLATQGFSSHRAYWEVEVEDWVGNGSDVWFIGVATESSMTSQGVGLTPGNGFWVLVHREGRLWPTPATNPMAIVTQMRKAHVGVYFDGRKRLVSFYDIHLGDHLYTYQHVPTNERLFPVFSPDYFRSSFKHANHAMIVRTHTATNPLRGR